The sequence below is a genomic window from Polyangiaceae bacterium.
TCGCGGGGACGGGCGATCTGCGGGAGGCTGTCGTCCGGTTTGGCGCAGATCACGCTGACCGTCTCGGAGTAGTAGAGCCCCGCCGTGATTAGGCTCAGCGCGCCGTTCGGGATCGCAACCTCGGAGTGGACCTCGGCCCAGCCCTTGGGGCAGGCCTGCACCAAATCGTAGCTGCCACTGACGTCCACCAACCCCCAGAACAGCGAATGATGCCAGCGCTCATCGACCCGGGGTGAGGGTTTTCCGGGCGGTAATCCAGAGTGGACCGTGTTGCGAAAACATCCGCTGACACACAGCGCGCAGCTCAGCGCACACAGCCAGGTCCTAGCTCCGGGCTTCATCGCTGCTCCGCCGTCGCTCGTTGGGGCCCCGGCTCCGGACAGGTCACGTAGATCTTGCGAGGTGAGTACACACCGACCGTGATCAAGGAAAGGCCACTCGTGAGTAGGTCACCCGCGGTTTGCACTCGCTCCGGTGGAGCGCCACACACGTCGCGGGCGTCTAGATCGTCGCTGAGCTTGATGATGCCGAATACGGCATTGTGCTGCCAAAAGGCCTTCTCGGTGGCCTCGACGCCGGGAGACTTCTTCGCCTCGGCGGCGTGGTCGACGTAGCTCACCCGGAAGCAACCGGTAGTCGCGAAGCCGAGGGCGAGCAGGAGCAGCGGACGCTGTAGGCTGGGTCGCACGCGCGGCAGCATAGCTGATCTCCGGCAGGGTCGGCGCGGGACGTCTCGCAGGGTGTTGAAAAACACCCTGCCAATCAACAACAACCGTGCCCGCGCACAACTCGACCTGATCTCGCTCTCGCAAAACCCTCACTTTTCTGGGGTTTTGCGAGAGCGAGGTTCGAAGATCCGCGCGGATAAGCACGCAGGACGCTGAAAACGGAGTTTTTCAGCGTCCTGCTAGAGCGCCTGCAGCGAGCGTGGTAAACCGAGATTCATGGGTTTGGGGGTGAGGGGAGCACAACTCACGGAGATCGCGCGCCAGGCGATTGGTGCCTGGCTCGATGGCCGCGAACCGACTCCGGTCGCCCCGCTCCAGTTCGAGGCGGCGGTCTTCGTCACGTTGCGGGACGCGCGCGGGGAGCTGCGGGGCTGTATCGGCTCGCTCTCTCCTTTGACCCCGGACGTGACCGCAGAGACCCAGCGCTCCGCGGTGCTGGCCGCGAGCCGCGACCCGCGCTTCCCACCACTGACCCGGAGTGAGTTCCTGCAGCTCTCGATCGAAGTGAGCGTCCTCGGGCCGCCCGAGGCAATCCTCAGCGCTGCGGAACTCGATCCCCACCGCTACGGAGTCGTGGTTCGCGGAGCGAGCGGCCGTCGGGGTGTGCTGCTCCCCGAGGTGCCTGGCGTCGAGGACGTCGCGACCCAGGTCAAAATCGCTCGGCAGAAGGCGGGCGTCGATCCCGATGAGCCGATCGAGGTGCAACGGTTCGGCGTCGAGAAGTACTTGAGCTAGAGATCGTCGATCGCCGCCTCGACCCGACGCGTTACCGCGCTCGAGGGCTGAGCTCCGGGGCCGGTCATTTCCGCGGGGTCATCCTCGCCGTCGCCGAGCGACGACTGGGTGCCGGGAGCTGGTGTGGGCTGCCAGGGTAGTGGATCCGGGCCCCAAGGTAGCGGATCCGGTTGCCAGGGTAAGGGGTCGGGCTCGCTGCCCATGTGATTGCTCTCGGGTTGCCAAGGTAGCGGATCGGGCTGCTCGTCGACGGCGTCAGCGGCGTAGTCGTCACCACCCCGCTCAGAGGTTTCACCGAGCTCGTCGCTGGAGAGCGCCTCACCCGCTTGCCGCGCGGTATCGTCTTCCGCCTGCCCAGTCGGCAGCGCGCAGCCTCCAAGCTGAGGGGCAGCGAAGGTGCAGAACAACACAAACAGGAGTCGGCGGGGCCCACCTATCCGCGGCGTAGGAGCATGAGGCTGACGATGGCGTGTCATGATGATTGGCGTCCTTGGGTTGATGTCGCCTTCTTGGCGCTGGGCGCGAAGTGAGAACAGAGTTCGACGAGACCGTACTGTTTGACGAGCTGGCTAAGCCGCGGGCGCTTCATGCCCAGGAGCTGAGCCGCCCGTGTGATGTTTCCGGAGGTTTGGCGGAGCGCGAGCACGATGCACTCACGCTCTACGTTGCGTTTGACGTCCGGCAGGCTGAACCCCGACTCAACGATTTCACGGAACGCCGCGCGGGGTGCGTTGACCTCGTGGGCGTGTTGGCTGTCTGTTGCTTGAAGCGCTGCGAAGCGATCGCCGTTCTGGTTCAGCTCGGCCGAAGCAGCTAGCAGGCTGCGCGTGTCAACGCGGCGAGGGTTGCGTAACGTGGCCTTGCGCAGCACGAGTTCGAGTTCTTCGATGTTGCCTGGCCATTCGTAGCCTCGAAGCAGACACAGGGCGCGCTCGTCGAGCTCCGCCACCGCCTCGCGACGTTGCACCGCGATGCGCTGCAGCAGATGCCGCGCGAGAACGTCGAGATCCGCCAAGCGTTGGCGGAGCGACGGCACGCGGATGGTCTGCCGTGATAGGAGCGAGAGCAACTCCGGGGCGCACGCATCGAGGTCGGGTGTCGCAGTTGCCAGGACCCAAGGGCCGGGTTGGTTCGAACCCAGGCGCTTCGTGAGCTGGTGGGTGACGCTCAAGGAGAGCTGCTCGAGGTCGGTGATCAGCAGCGTGTTGCGTCCCCCAGCGCCGTCGCTCCACAGTAGCTCAAGGTCTTCGAGACTGAGGGTCTTTGCCGCGCGGATCTGAAACCCAGCCCGCGAATGCAGCGCCTGGTGCAGCAGCCAGCCGCTGTAGCTTCTTCCGCTGCCAGCCTCACCAATCACGAGGCTGGGGACTCTACGAGCCTGAGCGAGTGACGCCTGGAGGCCCTGGGCGGCAGCGCTGGTGCCGACGACTTCGGTCTCACCGCGAGGGAAGCGGAGGGTGGCTGCTAACTCACCTCCCTTGAGCAGCGCCGCCAGTTCGTTCAGTACTAGGTGGTCTCCACGCGCGAGGAAGCGTGTCGCATCGGGAAGCCGGCTGGCGACTGCACGCTGACACTCCAGGGCTTTGTCTGCGTGGAAAATAGCCCTGTCGCGATTGTCGCAGGTGTAGGCGATTCGGGCAGCCACCTGGTGCGCTTCGCGCATCAGCTCTTCGTCCCCAGAACCCCTTGCGAGGCCTACGGCTCGGTCGGCGGTGGCCAGGTTTGCCTCCCCCTTGCACTGCTGCAGCACGACGTCCAAGACCGCTATCTCGCCGTGTGCGTACTCCGAGGCGGCCCGACCACGAGCCTCGTCGAGTTCGTCGCTCGCTTCCTCCAGGTACCCCTCGGCGAGGGCGATGCGCGCAGCCATGCGACAGCATTCGTCCGCCTTGTCGCCGTTGGCTGCCACGTCCGCGTGGCGTTTGGCGTTCATCAGAGCGCGCTTGGCGCTGAGTAGGTCGGCGTTGTCGAATGCGACTCGGGCCTCCGCCAGACCCAGTGCGCAGAGCTTGGTCACGGGGGGTTCATCGAGCGCGCGGCGCGCGAAGCGCAAAGCCTGCTCGGCTTCTTCGCTTTGCCCCATGCGCAGACGCAGCTCTACCAGGTTCGTGACATCATGCGCGAATGCGGTGCGGTGACCGACTTGGAGGTGCGTCTCGAGGGCGCGCTCCAAGTAGTCGAGCGCGTGTGCGTACTCACGCCGGTCGATGTGCAGCACCGCTAGATTGCTCAGAGCGTAGCCAGCAGCGCGGGGGTTCTGCTGGCGCCCCGATTCGCTCAGCACTCGGCGTAGCTCCCCCTCTGCCAAGGCCAGCTGCCCCAGCGCTAGCAGCGCCACGGAGCGATTGACCCGCGCCTTGAGCACCTCAGTTAGCTCGCCCGCGAGTGCGGCGTCAGCGGCGTCAGCGGCGAAGTGTTTTTCCGCGAGGTTCCATTCCGAGCGGGCGAGAAGCACCTTGCCGGTGACGTTTCGCGCCGAGAATCGGATTGTCGGGTTGGGATGTGCCAGGAGGCATTTCACCCGTGCCTCCGCGGCCTGATAGTGTCCGCGACTGAGTTCGACTTCAGCCAGCAGATTACCCGCCACCGCCGCACGATGCTCGTCGCCTACACCCTTGGCGAAATGCTCAGCTTGTTCGAACGCAGCGCTGGCTCCGGCCAGGTCGCCTTGGCCTAGCGCGGCACGACCGCGCACGAGAAGCGCCCGAGCCGTGTCCCCAGTACCATCACTACATGACAGGGCGAGCGCGGTGTCGCCTCGATCCATGCAAGATTCAGCAGTCGAGAGGCGTAGTTCCGTTTCGAGGTCGAGGTCGAGCCGTGAGAGTCTTCCGCAGATCTGCGACCACAGCATGGATCGACAACGGTGCGTCGGGCAGGCTTCCACGGCGGCAAGCCAGGTTTTTGCTGCTCCCACCTGATCCCCAGCGTTCAGTCGAAGCTCCGCGGCGCGCGCCAACGCCGTTTGGTCCCGGGGATAGAAGCGGATCAGGGCGGCAGCGACGCGTGCTGGCTGCGCTGCGCAGCTGTGGTCCTCCAAGGCGAGCGCTTCCACCAGACCATCCCGGATTTCGACAGCTTCCGCATCCAACAACTCGGCCAGGGCGGCGTGGCACCCGCTCTCCGGGGGGTGAGACCGAGCCGTAGCGTGGCCTGCACTCGCCTCGGAGCTGTCCGGGACTGCTCCAGGTTCTAGTCTCCTGGGTGCCGCCTCCGCGCGGAGAACCGACGCGGCGTCCCGCGAAGTGTCTCCGGCATCCAGTGCTTCGATGGCCGCCCGCGGCCAGGGACGGCCCACGAGCTGCAGCGCGCCGAGCAACTGGAGCCCGCGGTGACTGGGCCGAGCACTTGGGGCGCCGACGAGCAATGCGTCCCAGCCTAGGCCGTGATGACGTTGGCTAGCGTGAGCCGCAAGCGCCTCCCACCAGCGCCTCAGGTCGTCCCCAGCCAGCTCATGGGGAAGGGGCTGAAAGCCTTCGAGCGGTCGCCGCGCGAGTGCAATGACCACACACGCGAGCTCGGCGTGCTCGAGCGTTTCCAAGAACAGAGAGTCCTCCGGTTGACCTCCGACGTAGACGATACACACGCCGTGGAACGTCGCGAGCCACGTGCCCAGGCGTTCGCTGAGCTGATTCAAGCTCGGCCGTGCTTCGTCGTGCGCGCCGAGGAGAGCGAGTCGCTCCGCGAGATCGTGCGCAACCCCACCGCTCGGAAAGCGTGAGCTGATCAACACGGGGGTCCGCCCGAGCGCACTTCGCCTGCGGATGTGCGAGTCCACTGCATGCAGCGCGCGCAAGCTGTCGCACCAGAACCTGAGGACCTGAGCTTCGTCGCGCTGAGCCGACCCAAGGTGCGCGGAGGCGCTTCCCGGGCGCGGTGCCGCCGAGTTCCCCAGGTCATGTCGGTTGACTGCCTCGTCGATGCGACCGAATGGACCGAGCCATTCTGCTCGGTGCGCGCTCGCAACAGGCGATGACTCCCGAGAGGGTCGCGTGGAGTCCGAGTCGGGGGATGCCTCCGCCTCGCCTAGCTTTTGCGATCGGTCGTTTCGCATAAATTGCCGGGTGGAAAATGAATGTGCTGTGGATGCGGAGCCAGGGCTCTCCCGAAAGCGGTGCCGCGCGCGCATGTCCACGTTGGAGAACGTGCGGCTGTGTTGAACGATGCCTAGGTCTTCTCGACTAGCCGTGGCGGCGTTCGAGGCCGCGAGGCCGGGCGGGAAGTCGACGTGGAGCGTCGACGTAGACTCCATGTTAGCGGGGGCATCTGTCCCGCACAAGTAGCCGCGCGGCAAGAAAACTCGCATGCCCTCCCAACGCACCAAGCGTGCCAACTGGCAGCGCCCGGTGCGCGGTGGAGGAGCATCGGCGCACAGTGTTTCCTCGCGGGTGCGATTGCAGAAATAGGGCAATTCCCTGGGCAAAAGCGGGGTGTGCGAAAGCTGACACTGGAGTCTGTCCTTGGGGGTGTGCGTGCATTCTGTGACGCCTTGGGGGTCCCGGCACACTGCGTGCGCATCCTAACGTCGCGAGCGTTAGCGAAGCGGACGCGTGCGCAGGCTTACGGAGTGGATAGAGTTTCCCGGCAGAAAAACTACGTATTTACACATAGAAACGCGATCTCTAGCGTGCACCATCGACATCCCGTCCCGCTCCGTGTCTGACCGTTGGTCAAACGGAGCGTGGTCGAGACGGACTCCATTCAAGAAAATTGCTCCCGCGGTCGCTCCAAACACCTCGCGTCAATAGTTCTCGCCAGGGTGAGCGGGCCACGCCCGAGCCACCATCTCGGAGGTAATCGTGAAACTTGGTCTACTACGAACGCCCATTGCTCGGTTTTGGCCCGCGCTGCTGGCCTCTCTTGCGTTGCTCAGCGCTGGTTGCGCCGAGGAACGCGCTCCCATCAACCAGGTGCAGCCAAACGCGCTAGCGAAGAGCTTCTTCATCGGCGAGGACCTTGCGAAGCCCGCGGACGACCCCGAGTTCTACTGGCGAAACTTCGTCGTGGATGCGTCGGAGTCCCAGGAACTCATTGGCATCGGGTCCTGGAGTGGCGTCGACCGCATCCGTTGGGAGATCACCGAGACCCAGCTGATTGCTCGCAAGGCCTACGGCATCAGCGAGGGTGGGGACGACAAGGGGCAAGCCACCAACGGCACCATCGTTGCAATCTATCCCATCGACAAACACTTCGACATCACGCGTGCCTATAACCCCTCCACTGGAGAAGAGCTGAACGTACTCGAGGAGAACACAAGCGACAGGCCCTGGAACGAGCGCCAGTTTTTCCGGGTGGATTGGTCGATGAACCAGGTCGAGACGCCACAGTGGAACGACATGTTCGTCGGCAAGGTGTTCGGTGACCTCGAGTTGACCAGCATCGCCTACTACGTCAGCGACCCGGAGAGCCCCGACGCGCCACATTTCGACACGGATGAGGGCTACTTCGACGTCACGAGCAAGTTCTGGGTGGCTCCCGCCACGACGGACTCACCCTTTTCGGATCTCTCGGGCAAGGTTCCGAGCTGCCTGGTTCTCGGCATCACGACGGGTAACGCGGTCAACAACTGCGATCCCCAAGAAGCTGTGATCCGCTCGTCGTACTGGCGCGTGGACCAGGTGGACCCGGATCAGGACTTCGAGCCCTTTGAGAACAACCAGGCCGCGCTCGACATCGTCAGCAATCCGGGTGGCATCGGCGACAGTTTCAGCGTCGGTACAGTGACGCCGCCGCGCATCGAGTGGGATCCTCAATACGGATACACAGACGCCGGAATGCACCGCTACATGAACATCCACAACATCTGGCAGCAGAGCCACCAAACGCGCGGCAGCTGTGAGTCCAACGCTGACTGCCAGGGTGGAGGCGAGTGTCTCGCGTCGGGTGCCTGCAGCGTGCCGTGCACATACGACGCGCGGGGTGACAACGATCACAATGGCACCGACGACCAATGTGAAAACGCGGCGACAGGCTACTCGGGCTCGAGTGGCTCCCAGTGCAGTTCGCGTAACCGTTGCACGATTCCTTATCGGGACCGCGAAGTGGCGCCGGTCGCCTACTGGGTGAACCCAGAGACACCAGCCGGTTTGCTCGACGAAGTCGGGGCTGACGGCAAGGTCAGCAAACAAGGCGCTACCGAAGACCTGATCTACTCGTGGAACCAGATGTTCGAGCAGGCCGTGGCGCACGCGCGCGAGGTGGAGTGCCGAAACACCGGCGCCGGGGACCGCCAGAGCTGCGGCGATCAGTACTTCGCTGCAGGCGAGATCGACATGATCGGCTACGGGGGCTGGGGTGTGCCGAAGGTCAAGGAGATGCCCGACGTACTCGTGCTCTGCCACAACCCGGTGCGCAACTATGATCCCGAGACTTGCGGTGCCGTGGGGAAAACAGCTCGAGTCGGAGACGTTCGCAAGAACTTCCTCTTCTACTGGCCCTACGAGTCAAAGGCCCCGTGGGGCGGCATCGCGAACTGGAACGCGGACCCGCTCACTGGTCAGATCATCGGTGCGTCGGCGACCACAATGGGTCGTTCGGCTACATTCGCTGCCGCGCGCGCTCGTGACATCATCATGGTCGCAAACGGAGAGCTTGATGTGACGGACATCACCGACGGAGTCCCGGCGGAGTTGTTTCAGAAGCGACTCAGGGATGGTCGGCTCCCAGCATCCTATTCGGAGGCGGAGCTTGCCGAGCGTGTCGACAGCATTGATGCGGCCCACGCGGCGAGCGAGATCGCGCCCAAGCTGGACACGGCAGACTTGGCGAAATCAGTGCGCGAGCGCCACGAGATGATCAAGCAATCGAAGGCGGGGCTGGCTCCAAGCTCCACCGCAGCGCTGGAGATGGACGCGATCCTAGGGAATCTCCGCGGGAGCCAAATCGAGGCGCAACTGCTCGACCCAAGCTGGATGGTAGATTCCGTAGGGATTTCACCCAACGCTCAGGTGAGCGACGCGGCTCTGGAGATGGCGTCACCGTTGCGCGGTAGCGACTATGGATCCGTCGAGCAGTTGCTCCAACGCGTCGACCTGGGGATGCAGGCGCGTGGGGTATGCTTCGAGGATGCGATCGGCAGCGGCGTCGGGAACCTCGACACCCAAGGCGTCGCTCGCTACTTCAAGCAGAAGTACTCCGATGAAGCGCTGATGAACGGCTTCGAAGACCTCGGGCCGAACGCTTCACCAGAGGCGCTGTCGAAGCGTCGCGGGGAGCTAATCTACAACGACTTGTGGGTGGACACTTACAAGGGGATCGCGCTCCACGAGATCGGTCACTCCCTCGGGATGTTGCACCAGTTCGCCTCAAGCTACGACTCGGTCAACTACAACCCGCAGTACTGGCAGCTGCGTACCCAAGAGGGGGCGGCAGCGAAGAGCTGTGCGGGTCAGCCTCGCGCGGGTGATGTCTACAGCGCAGCAGCCGACGACTGCATGGGGCCGCGCTACCTCGATCCCGAGACCGACGATGAGCTTGGGCAAGGAGCGGAGTCGCGACCAGGGATCAACTACTTCGCCAATACATCAACCATGGAGTACCAGAACGAGCGCTTCTTCGAGAGTGTTGGGCTGGGGCAATATGACCGCCATATGGTCGGTGCGCTGTACGGGCGCGTGCTCGAGACGTTCGACGCGGACGCCCCGGATGGGTTGAAGCAAGACGAACAAGCGTCGTTCGCGTCGCGGCACTGGAGTCAGCTGCCGGACGAGAACCTGGTGTACTTCGAAAGCGAGTTTGGCTTGTTCGTCCAGAGCATGCACTACACGGAGCAAGCGCGGCGCATCAAGCTGTTCGACCCTTCACGTTGCCGTGAGGCAACAGATGAGGAGAAGCGTCACGCGGAGTGGCGGATCGTACACGGTAAGGTTTGTATGCCTGCACCGAGGGACCACGCGGCATGGCGAGACTTCCAGGACGGACCGGCCGTCGAGGGAGACTATATGTCTCCCAAGGTGCGGGTAGACGCGAACGTGGGGGCAGCGGCGGGCAACGTGCGCTGGCCCTACCGCTGGGGTGTCTCGAGCAACTCATATGTGCACACCAATCCTTCGGACGCTGGAGCGGACGTCTACGAGGCGACGCTGGAAACAATTCGGAAGTTCGAGTCGTCCTATGTCTTCAACTATTTCCGCGCGGGAAATCGTAACTGGTACTATCAGCGCCTGCCATCTCGCACTGCGAGCTCGTTCTTCGAGCGTTTGCGTGCGACGCACTGGTCCATCGCCAACACGAACGCGCGCTACGCGAGCTTTGGTGAAGCGACCTTCCAGCAGATCGCGAGCTCGGACGACTGGTGGCGGCCGTACATCATGGCGGAGCGAGCGATGTTTGACGCAATCGCGCGGGCGCTGCTCATGCCCCAACCAGGAGAGTACCGATCGGCCGGCATTCCAGCGGGCTCCCAGGGCGCGGTGTTCGACCTGGTCGACTTCTCGAGCTTCCCCAAGGCGTTTGATATCGACGCGAGCAGCGGTCGCTACATCGATCCCGACTACAACAGCGATCCCGACGGTGGCGGTTCTTGGCAGTACCAGGAGTGGCCGAACCGCGCCGGCTTCACCGTGGAGAAGGCGGACGCAGCCAAGGCACTCACCGACAGTCGCCCGGTGCTGTTCACGATCGCCCGTGAGAACTACCTCGACGGTCGAAACACCAACGTCAATTTCCGTAGCGATATGCCGCTGGCGGTGGATCGCCTGATCGGTGGTGT
It includes:
- the amrA gene encoding AmmeMemoRadiSam system protein A; amino-acid sequence: MRGAQLTEIARQAIGAWLDGREPTPVAPLQFEAAVFVTLRDARGELRGCIGSLSPLTPDVTAETQRSAVLAASRDPRFPPLTRSEFLQLSIEVSVLGPPEAILSAAELDPHRYGVVVRGASGRRGVLLPEVPGVEDVATQVKIARQKAGVDPDEPIEVQRFGVEKYLS